Proteins from a genomic interval of Pogoniulus pusillus isolate bPogPus1 chromosome 42, bPogPus1.pri, whole genome shotgun sequence:
- the NEFL gene encoding neurofilament light polypeptide has translation MSSYGYDPFFPSYKRRYAESPRLHVSTMRSSSGGYSSARSAYSSLSAPVSSVSVRRSYAASSTSGSLLHSVDSLDLSQVAAISNDLKSIRSQERAQLQDLNDRFACFIERVHELEQQNKVLEAELLVLRQKHAEPSRFRALYEQEIRELRLAAEEATSEKQALQGERESLEETLRGLQARYEEEVLSREDAEARLLEVRKGADEAALARAELEKRVDSLLDELAFLKKVHEEELAELQAQIQYAHLSVEMDVSAKPDLSAALRDIRAQYEKLAARNMQNAEEWFRSRFTVLSESAAKNTDAVRAAKDEVSESRRLLKAKTLEIEATRGMNEALEKQLQELEEKQSADISALQDTINKLENELRTTKSEMARYLKEYQDLLNVKMALDIEIAAYRKLLEGEETRLSFTSVGSITSGYTQTAPTFGRSAYSGLQSSSYLMTTRTFPTYYSSHVQEEQIEIEETIEAAKAGEAKAAPAEEGEEEEKEEGEEEEGGEEAEEEEEGAKEESEEAKEGEEEEGEETTAEEGEESQETAEETGEEEKEEKEAAGKEESEVKKKA, from the exons ATGAGCTCGTACGGCTACGACCCGTTCTTCCCCTCCTACAAGCGGCGCTACGCCGAGAGCCCGCGGCTCCACGTCTCCACGATgcgcagcagcagcggcggctaCAGCTCTGCGCGCTCGGCGTACTCCAGCCTCTCGGCTCCGGTCTCCTCGGTGTCGGTGCGGCGCAGCTACGCCGCCTCCAGCACCTCGGGCTCCCTCCTGCACTCGGTGGACAGCCTCGACCTGAGCCAAGTGGCGGCTATCAGCAACGACCTCAAGTCCATCCGCAGCCAGGAGCgggctcagctgcaggacctcaaCGACCGCTTCGCCTGCTTCATCGAGCGGGTgcatgagctggagcagcagaacaaggtgctggaggccgagctgctggtgctgcggCAGAAGCACGCGGAGCCCTCCCGCTTCCGCGCCCTCTACGAGCAGGAGATCCGCGAACTGCGCCTGGCCGCCGAGGAGGCGACGAGCGAGAAGCAGGCGCTGCAGGGCGAGCGggagagcctggaggagacgCTGCGGGGGCTGCAGGCTCGCTACGAGGAGGAGGTGCTGAGCCGGGAGGACGCCGAGGCGCGGCTGCTGGAGGTGCGCAAGGGCGCGGACGAGGCGGCGCTGGCCCGGGCCGAGCTGGAGAAGCGGGTGGACAGTCTGCTGGACGAGCTGGCCTTCCTCAAGAAGGTGCATGAGGAGGAGCTGGCCGAGCTGCAGGCGCAGATCCAGTACGCGCATCTCTCGGTGGAGATGGACGTGTCGGCCAAGCCCGACCTCTCCGCCGCCCTGCGCGACATCCGCGCCCAGTACGAGAAGCTGGCGGCCCGCAACATGCAGAACGCCGAGGAGTGGTTCCGCAGCCGCTTCACGGTGCTCAGCGAGAGCGCCGCCAAGAACACCGACGCCGTCCGCGCCGCCAAGGACGAGGTGTCCGAGAGCCGCCGCCTGCTCAAGGCCAAGACGCTGGAGATCGAAGCCACCCGCGGCATGAACGAGGcgctggagaagcagctgcaggagctggaagagaagcagagcgccGACATCTCCgccctgcag GATACAATCAACAAACTGGAGAACGAGCTGAGAACCACCAAGAGCGAGATGGCTCGGTACTTGAAGGAGTATCAAGACCTGCTCAATGTGAAGATGGCCTTGGACATCGAAATTGCAGCCTACAG gaagctgctggaaggtgaGGAGACCCGCCTGAGCTTCACCAGCGTTGGCAGCATCACCAGTGGCTACACCCAGACTGCCCCAACTTTTGGCAGGTCTGCTTACAGTGGTCTCCAGTCCAGCTCCTACCTGATGACCACTCGCACCTTCCCTACCTACTACTCCAGTCACGTCCAGGAGGAGCAGATTGAAATAGAGGAGACAATTGAGGCTGCTAAAGCAGGAGAAGCCAAGGCAGCCCCTGCAGaagaaggtgaggaggaagagaaagaggaaggcgaggaagaagagggaggtgaagaggctgaagaagaggaggaag GTGCTAAGGAAGAATCTGAAGAAGCCAAAgagggtgaggaagaggaaggagaagaaacaacagctgaggaaggggaggagtCACAGGAAACTGCAGAGGAAACtggtgaggaggagaaggaagagaaagaagcggcaggaaaggaggagagcGAAGTGAAGAAGAAGGCTTGA
- the NEFM gene encoding neurofilament medium polypeptide: MSYTMEPLGNPSYRRVTETRATYSRASASPSSGFRSQSWSRGSGSSVSSSYKRPNLGGSRTTYGPTVLSSAESLELSQSSLLNGAAELKLSRSNEKEQLQGLNDRFAGYIEKVHYLEQQNKEIEAELAALRQKHAGRAQLSDAYEQELRELRGALEQVSHEKAQIQLDSEHIEEDIQRLRERFEDEARLRDETEATIRALRKEMEEASLMRAELDKKVQSLQDEVAFLRGNHEEEVAELLAQLQASHATVERKDYLKTDLTTALKEIRAQLECQSDHNMHQAEEWFKCRYAKLTEAAEQNKEAIRSAKEEIAEYRRQLQSKSIELESVRGTKESLERQLSDIEERHNNDLTTYQDTIHQLENELRGTKWEMARHLREYQDLLNVKMALDIEIAAYRKLLEGEETRFSAFSGSITGPIFTHRQPSVTIASTKIQKTKIEPPKLKVQHKFVEEIIEETKVEDEKSEMEDALAAIAEEMAAKAQQEEQEGEKAEEAAAEEETVSEKAAAEQAAAPEEEKEEEEAEEEEEAAKSDAAEEGGSEKEEIEEKEEGEEAEEEAEEAEAKGKAEEAAAKVEKVKTPPAKSPPKSPPKSPVTEPAKAGQKAAAEAGKEQKVEKGTEKAAKEEEKAASPEKPATPKVTSPEKPATPKVTSPEKPATPKVTSPEKPVTPEKLATPEKPPSPEKPRSPEKPRSPEKPPSPEKLPSPAKEGKAVLEETVTVTKVTKLSAEVEKGSRKEDIAVNGEVEEKKEEGGSKEKEVEEEDKGVVTNGLDVSPVDEKGEKIVVTKKAEKISGEGGDSTTTYITKSVTVTQKVEEHEESFEEKLVSTKKVEKVTSHAVVKEIKEAE, translated from the exons ATGAGCTACACCATGGagcccctgggcaacccctcgTACCGCCGGGTGACCGAGACCCGGGCCACCTACAGCCGCGCCAGCGCCTCCCCGTCCAGCGGCTTCCGCTCGCAGTCGTGGTCGCGGGGTTCGGGCAGCTCCGTGTCCTCCTCCTACAAGCGCCCCAACCTGGGGGGGTCTCGGACCACCTACGGCCCTACGGTGCTGAGCTCCGCCGAGAGCCTGGAGCTGAGCCAGTCCTCGCTGCTGAACGGAGCGGccgagctgaagctgagccgcTCCAACGAGAAGGAGCAGCTGCAAGGGCTGAACGACCGCTTCGCAGGCTACATCGAGAAGGTTCACTacctggagcagcagaacaaggagatCGAGGCGGAGCTGGCGGCGCTGCGGCAGAAACACGCGGGGCGGGCGCAGCTGAGCGACGCCTACGAGCAGGAGCTGCGGGAGCTGCGCggggccctggagcaggtgaGCCACGAAAAGGCGCAGATCCAGCTGGACTCGGAGCACATCGAGGAGGACATCCAGCGCCTGCGGGAGCGCTTCGAGGACGAGGCGCGGCTGCGCGATGAGACGGAGGCCACCATCCGCGCCCTGCgcaaggagatggaggaggcCTCCCTGATGCGGGCGGAGCTGGACAAGAAGGTGCAGTCGCTGCAGGACGAGGTGGCTTTCCTGCGGGGCAACCACGAGGAGGAGGTGGCCGAGCTGCTGGCGCAGCTGCAGGCGTCCCACGCCACGGTGGAGAGGAAGGACTACCTGAAGACGGACCTGACCACGGCGCTGAAGGAGATCCGCGCCCAGCTGGAGTGCCAATCCGACCACAACATGCACCAGGCCGAGGAGTGGTTCAAGTGCCGCTATGCCAAGCTGACGGAGGCCGCCGAGCAGAACAAGGAGGCGATCCGCTCCGCCAAGGAGGAGATCGCCGAGTACCGCCGGCAGCTGCAGTCCAAGAGCATCGAGCTGGAGTCGGTGCGCGGCACCAAGGAGTCGCTGGAGCGGCAGCTCAGTGACATCGAGGAACGCCACAACAACGACCTCACCACCTACCAG GACACGATTCATCAGCTGGAGAACGAGCTTAGGGGAACGAAGTGGGAAATGGCACGTCACTTGAGGGAATACCAGGACCTCCTCAACGTCAAGATGGCCCTGGACATCGAAATTGCTGCATACAG gaagctgctggagggtgaAGAGACAAGATTCAGTGCCTTCTCTGGAAGCATTACTGGGCCTATATTCACACACAGGCAACCATCTGTCACAATAGCATCCACCAAAATCCAGAAAACCAAGATTGAGCCACCAAAGCTGAAGGTCCAGCACAAGTTTGTAGAAGAAATCATTGAAGAGACCAAGGTAGAGGATGAGAAGTCTGAAATGGAAGATGCCCTAGCGGCTATCGCAGAAGAAATGGCAGCCAAGGCCCAGCAAGAAGaacaggagggagaaaaagcagaagaagcagctgcagaggaagaaacTGTCTCTgagaaggctgctgcagaacaaGCAGCTGCACccgaggaagagaaggaggaagaggaagcagaagaggaagaagaagctgCAAAATCTGACGCAGCGGAAGAAGGAGGctctgaaaaagaagaaatagaggaaaaggaagaaggagaagaggctgaggaagaggcagaagaagCTGAGGCCAAGGGCAAAGCTGAAGAGGCAGCAGCCAAGGTAGAGAAGGTCAAAACACCTCCTGCAAAGTCCCCCCCGAAATCCCCCCCGAAATCTCCTGTGACAGAGCCAGCCAAGGCTGGCCAGAAAGCAGCTGCGGAAGCAGGGAAAGAACAGAAGGTGGAGAAAGGCACTGAGAAAGCAgccaaggaggaagagaaagcagcatCCCCAGAGAAGCCAGCCACACCAAAGGTCACCTCCCCAGAGAAGCCAGCCACACCAAAGGTCACCTCCCCAGAGAAGCCAGCCACACCAAAGGTCACCTCTCCAGAGAAGCCAGTGACCCCAGAGAAGCTGGCCACCCCGGAGAAGCCCCCCAGCCCAGAGAAACCCAGGAGCCCAGAGAAACCCAGGAGCCCTGAGAAGCCCCCCAGCCCTGAGAagctcccctccccagccaaaGAGGggaaagctgtgctggaggagacaGTCACTGTCACAAAGGTGACCAAACTCAGCGCAGAGGTAGAGAAAGGCTCCAGGAAAGAAGACATCGCCGTGAACGGTgaggtggaggagaaaaaggaagagggaggctccaaagagaaggaggtggaggaggaagacaaagGGGTGGTCACCAACGGCCTGGATGTGAGCCCAGTGGatgagaagggggagaagatTGTAGTCACCAAGAAAGCAGAGAAGATCAGTGGTGAGGGTGGGGACAGTACAACCACCTACATCACCAAGTCGGTGACAGTCACCCAGAAGGTAGAGGAACACGAGGAGAGCTTCGAGGAGAAATTGGTGTCCACTAAGAAAGTGGAGAAAGTCACTTCCCATGCTGTGGTCAAAGAGATTAAAGAGGCtgagtaa